In the genome of Phlebotomus papatasi isolate M1 chromosome 2, Ppap_2.1, whole genome shotgun sequence, one region contains:
- the LOC129800683 gene encoding palmitoyltransferase ZDHHC20-B isoform X2: MSLTGNYDQKNQPTCHCCFRLLRWIPVAFIVAVISWSYFAYVVQLCFFSVTSIPERVILLILFHLFFTMFLWSYYQTIFTAIGTVPPKFRIPPSEVEKLNRAESEEAQKRILEAFARELPVVNRTITGAVRYCEKCQHVKPDRCHHCSVCGVCVLKMDHHCPWVGNCIGFSNYKFFILFLGYALAFCLYVALSSLPYFLQFWQGELEGGMGRFHIVFLFFIAAMFAVSLVSLFVYHIYLVTLNRTTLEAFRAPIFRGTGPDKNGFSLGRYSNFQEVFGDQKVLWFLPIFTSVGDGVSYPIRCMEDEEDTESLLGADSRQEFEIFSRTDHLIAADDIH, encoded by the exons ATGTCCCTCACTGGAAACTACGACCAGAAGAACCAACCCACCTGCCACTGCTGCTTCCGCCTGCTGAGGTGGATCCCAGTGGCATTTATCGTGGCTGTAATCTCCTGGTCATACTTTGCCTATGTTGTCCAATTGTGTTTCT TCAGCGTGACATCGATCCCGGAGAGGGTGATCCTGCTGATTCTCTTCCACCTGTTCTTCACGATGTTCCTCTGGTCCTACTACCAGACCATCTTCACGGCCATTGGAACAGTTCCGCCAAAG TTCCGCATCCCGCCCAGCGAAGTGGAGAAGCTGAACCGGGCGGAGAGTGAAGAGGCTCAGAAGAGGATCCTCGAGGCATTCGCTAGGGAACTTCCTGTGGTCAACAGGACAATAACAGGAGCAGTGAGGTACTGCGAGAAGTGTCAGCATGTGAAGCCCGATCGATGTCATCACTGCAGCGTCTGCGGAGTTTGCG TTCTCAAAATGGATCATCACTGCCCGTGG GTGGGGAATTGTATTGGCTTCAGCAACTACAAGTTCTTTATTCTGTTCCTGGGCTATGCTTTGGCCTTCTGCCTCTACGTGGCCCTCTCCTCGCTGCCCTACTTCCTACAGTTCTGGCAGGGAGAACTGGAAGGTGGCATGGGGAGGTTTCACATTGTATTCCTCTTTTTTATCGCCGCGATGTTCGCCGTGAGTCTGGTGAGTCTTTTTGTCTACCACATCTATCTGGTAACACTCAATCGGACCACCCTGGAGGCCTTCAGGGCGCCAATCTTCCGGGGAACTGGCCCGGACAAGAATGGTTTCAGCCTGGGACGATACAGCAACTTCCAAGAGGTGTTTGGGGATCAGAAAGTTCTCTGGTTTCTGCCCATTTTCACCAg TGTTGGGGATGGTGTTTCTTATCCAATTCGCTGCATGGAGGATGAAGAGGATACTGAGTCACTTTTGGGAGCCGATAGTCGgcaagaatttgaaattttctcacggACTGATCACTTAATTGCCGCTGATGACATTCACTGA
- the LOC129800683 gene encoding palmitoyltransferase ZDHHC20-B isoform X1 encodes MSLTGNYDQKNQPTCHCCFRLLRWIPVAFIVAVISWSYFAYVVQLCFFSVTSIPERVILLILFHLFFTMFLWSYYQTIFTAIGTVPPKFRIPPSEVEKLNRAESEEAQKRILEAFARELPVVNRTITGAVRYCEKCQHVKPDRCHHCSVCGVCVLKMDHHCPWVGNCIGFSNYKFFILFLGYALAFCLYVALSSLPYFLQFWQGELEGGMGRFHIVFLFFIAAMFAVSLVSLFVYHIYLVTLNRTTLEAFRAPIFRGTGPDKNGFSLGRYSNFQEVFGDQKVLWFLPIFTSFGDGLEYPIQAQHQRTHPSTSYASMGETSASVGDGVSYPIRCMEDEEDTESLLGADSRQEFEIFSRTDHLIAADDIH; translated from the exons ATGTCCCTCACTGGAAACTACGACCAGAAGAACCAACCCACCTGCCACTGCTGCTTCCGCCTGCTGAGGTGGATCCCAGTGGCATTTATCGTGGCTGTAATCTCCTGGTCATACTTTGCCTATGTTGTCCAATTGTGTTTCT TCAGCGTGACATCGATCCCGGAGAGGGTGATCCTGCTGATTCTCTTCCACCTGTTCTTCACGATGTTCCTCTGGTCCTACTACCAGACCATCTTCACGGCCATTGGAACAGTTCCGCCAAAG TTCCGCATCCCGCCCAGCGAAGTGGAGAAGCTGAACCGGGCGGAGAGTGAAGAGGCTCAGAAGAGGATCCTCGAGGCATTCGCTAGGGAACTTCCTGTGGTCAACAGGACAATAACAGGAGCAGTGAGGTACTGCGAGAAGTGTCAGCATGTGAAGCCCGATCGATGTCATCACTGCAGCGTCTGCGGAGTTTGCG TTCTCAAAATGGATCATCACTGCCCGTGG GTGGGGAATTGTATTGGCTTCAGCAACTACAAGTTCTTTATTCTGTTCCTGGGCTATGCTTTGGCCTTCTGCCTCTACGTGGCCCTCTCCTCGCTGCCCTACTTCCTACAGTTCTGGCAGGGAGAACTGGAAGGTGGCATGGGGAGGTTTCACATTGTATTCCTCTTTTTTATCGCCGCGATGTTCGCCGTGAGTCTGGTGAGTCTTTTTGTCTACCACATCTATCTGGTAACACTCAATCGGACCACCCTGGAGGCCTTCAGGGCGCCAATCTTCCGGGGAACTGGCCCGGACAAGAATGGTTTCAGCCTGGGACGATACAGCAACTTCCAAGAGGTGTTTGGGGATCAGAAAGTTCTCTGGTTTCTGCCCATTTTCACCAg TTTTGGCGACGGATTGGAGTATCCAATTCAAGCTCAGCATCAACGAACGCATCCATCCACTTCGTATGCATCCATGGGGGAGACATCAGCAAG TGTTGGGGATGGTGTTTCTTATCCAATTCGCTGCATGGAGGATGAAGAGGATACTGAGTCACTTTTGGGAGCCGATAGTCGgcaagaatttgaaattttctcacggACTGATCACTTAATTGCCGCTGATGACATTCACTGA
- the LOC129800683 gene encoding palmitoyltransferase ZDHHC20-A isoform X3, with the protein MSLTGNYDQKNQPTCHCCFRLLRWIPVAFIVAVISWSYFAYVVQLCFFSVTSIPERVILLILFHLFFTMFLWSYYQTIFTAIGTVPPKFRIPPSEVEKLNRAESEEAQKRILEAFARELPVVNRTITGAVRYCEKCQHVKPDRCHHCSVCGVCVLKMDHHCPWVGNCIGFSNYKFFILFLGYALAFCLYVALSSLPYFLQFWQGELEGGMGRFHIVFLFFIAAMFAVSLVSLFVYHIYLVTLNRTTLEAFRAPIFRGTGPDKNGFSLGRYSNFQEVFGDQKVLWFLPIFTSFGDGLEYPIQAQHQRTHPSTSYASMGETSAR; encoded by the exons ATGTCCCTCACTGGAAACTACGACCAGAAGAACCAACCCACCTGCCACTGCTGCTTCCGCCTGCTGAGGTGGATCCCAGTGGCATTTATCGTGGCTGTAATCTCCTGGTCATACTTTGCCTATGTTGTCCAATTGTGTTTCT TCAGCGTGACATCGATCCCGGAGAGGGTGATCCTGCTGATTCTCTTCCACCTGTTCTTCACGATGTTCCTCTGGTCCTACTACCAGACCATCTTCACGGCCATTGGAACAGTTCCGCCAAAG TTCCGCATCCCGCCCAGCGAAGTGGAGAAGCTGAACCGGGCGGAGAGTGAAGAGGCTCAGAAGAGGATCCTCGAGGCATTCGCTAGGGAACTTCCTGTGGTCAACAGGACAATAACAGGAGCAGTGAGGTACTGCGAGAAGTGTCAGCATGTGAAGCCCGATCGATGTCATCACTGCAGCGTCTGCGGAGTTTGCG TTCTCAAAATGGATCATCACTGCCCGTGG GTGGGGAATTGTATTGGCTTCAGCAACTACAAGTTCTTTATTCTGTTCCTGGGCTATGCTTTGGCCTTCTGCCTCTACGTGGCCCTCTCCTCGCTGCCCTACTTCCTACAGTTCTGGCAGGGAGAACTGGAAGGTGGCATGGGGAGGTTTCACATTGTATTCCTCTTTTTTATCGCCGCGATGTTCGCCGTGAGTCTGGTGAGTCTTTTTGTCTACCACATCTATCTGGTAACACTCAATCGGACCACCCTGGAGGCCTTCAGGGCGCCAATCTTCCGGGGAACTGGCCCGGACAAGAATGGTTTCAGCCTGGGACGATACAGCAACTTCCAAGAGGTGTTTGGGGATCAGAAAGTTCTCTGGTTTCTGCCCATTTTCACCAg TTTTGGCGACGGATTGGAGTATCCAATTCAAGCTCAGCATCAACGAACGCATCCATCCACTTCGTATGCATCCATGGGGGAGACATCAGCAAG atag